A single window of Clostridia bacterium DNA harbors:
- a CDS encoding TAXI family TRAP transporter solute-binding subunit, with protein MKRNITRLIACCMLIAMLAGSPVSAAMRFVTISTGPVGGEWYVLGGILSELLKEPLAGIKVTATTGGSVANLSTVASGKSDIATTQDQLLFEARNGTGDFAGQGSYDNVMGLAYLGDIYMSVFLVREDMQINSLDDIKTKKLPIKILTAPTGSSPSKAAERMLAEYGVTPESLKSWGGSINYVSYSDASSLISDGHADAYCGPIMPAIVELSVSRKVKMLPVKLQVLDQMTGKYKYGRSVIPKNAYYFVKADTPVMTESPILIVRADLPEDIVYTITKAICTNPERIRESGKTYAGFAPRITANIAGGPIHPGALRYYKEQGWMK; from the coding sequence ATGAAGCGTAACATCACAAGACTGATCGCCTGTTGTATGCTGATCGCGATGTTGGCGGGAAGCCCGGTATCGGCGGCCATGAGATTCGTGACCATATCCACAGGCCCCGTGGGCGGCGAGTGGTATGTACTCGGGGGCATTCTCTCAGAGCTGCTTAAGGAGCCACTTGCGGGCATCAAGGTGACAGCCACCACCGGCGGGTCGGTTGCGAACCTCAGCACAGTCGCGAGCGGCAAGTCCGACATCGCCACCACCCAGGACCAGTTGCTGTTCGAAGCGCGCAACGGGACTGGTGATTTTGCGGGCCAGGGTTCATATGACAACGTAATGGGCCTCGCCTACCTGGGCGACATCTACATGAGTGTGTTTCTCGTGAGGGAGGACATGCAGATCAACTCCCTAGATGATATCAAGACCAAGAAACTGCCCATCAAGATTCTCACTGCTCCGACAGGGTCGTCGCCATCAAAGGCTGCAGAACGGATGCTTGCCGAGTACGGAGTTACGCCCGAGTCCCTGAAGTCGTGGGGCGGAAGCATAAACTATGTCTCATACTCCGATGCTAGCTCGCTAATAAGCGACGGCCACGCGGACGCATACTGCGGACCGATCATGCCTGCCATAGTGGAGCTTAGTGTGTCGCGGAAGGTGAAGATGCTTCCCGTTAAGCTACAAGTGCTGGATCAGATGACAGGCAAGTACAAGTATGGCCGATCTGTGATCCCCAAGAACGCCTACTACTTCGTCAAGGCTGACACTCCGGTGATGACCGAGTCTCCCATCCTGATCGTTCGGGCTGACCTTCCAGAAGATATCGTGTATACGATAACCAAGGCTATCTGCACTAACCCCGAACGTATTCGGGAGTCTGGGAAGACTTACGCTGGCTTCGCTCCCAGAATCACGGCAAACATCGCTGGCGGACCAATTCACCCTGGGGCACTTCGCTATTACAAGGAGCAGGGCTGGATGAAGTAG